Proteins encoded within one genomic window of Episyrphus balteatus chromosome 1, idEpiBalt1.1, whole genome shotgun sequence:
- the LOC129906901 gene encoding uncharacterized protein LOC129906901 has product MDEVNLESCDLILDENQDINSLDELILQDRITHEMFAAQYGDVAEFFGLPSRTNNVSVPSSVTNIFKWSDDQTHFMLQRYKEYYCQVGPLKKFRKKKDMWCFLALEINQHFNIDLSGVQVEGRYKTVIGKTKAVFQNNRRSGAVRKQIPFESSMHPIIQADDSILPEVCIGPNKLLRKENIIERIEDHPVAANLPSTSAAITSPSTSRNISPSVPSSELLATPVSDIPNAITPHLISSRSPNLHQPSPPLKKQKILERIMADRNERSKIKEKNKERRHEEKLQAINKIADILSRLVDDNRGTS; this is encoded by the exons ATGGATGAGGTGAACTTGGAATCCTGTGATTTAATATTAGATGAAAATCAGGATATTAATTCTCTCGACGAATTAATTCTCCAAGATAGAATCA cTCATGAAATGTTTGCAGCACAATATGGAGATGTAGCTGAGTTCTTCGGGCTGCCTTCAAGAACAAACAATGTGTCCGTTCCATCTTCTGTAACAA ACATTTTCAAGTGGTCAGACGATCAGACGCACTTCATGTTACAGCGCTACAAAGAGTACTACTGCCAAGTTGGTCcacttaaaaaatttagaaaGAAAAAGGACATGTGGTGCTTCCTCGCGCTGGAAATAAACCAACACTTTAATATTGATCTGTCTGGTGTGCAAGTAGAGGGTAGATATAAGACGGTGATTGGCAAAACCAAAGCCGTGTTCCAAAATAACCGGAGAAGCGGGGCAGTTAGGAAACAAATTCCATTTGAGTCGTCAATGCACCCGATCATCCAAGCTGACGACTCGATACTGCCGGAGGTGTGCATAGGGCCAAACAAGCTGCTCCGAAAGGAAAATATTATTGAAAGAATAGAAGACCATCCTGTCGCAGCAAATCTTCCATCAACTTCAGCTGCCATAACATCTCCATCCACTTCAAGAAATATTTCTCCATCCGTGCCTTCTTCGGAGCTACTTGCCACACCGGTTTCAGATATACCTAACGCCATCACACCTCATCTCATCTCATCAAGAAGCCCAAACCTCCACCAGCCAAGTCCTCCactgaagaaacaaaaaattttggagcGCATCATGGCAGATCGCAATGAAAGAtcaaaaattaaggaaaaaaacAAGGAAAGGCGCCATGAAGAAAAGCTGCAAGCAATTAATAAAATTGCAGACATTTTATCCCGTCTGGTGGACGACAACCGTGGGACATCTTAA